Proteins from a single region of Chryseobacterium scophthalmum:
- a CDS encoding DMT family transporter translates to MQKLALFRLHLIVFLWGFTAILGKLITANAQILVFYRMLFAAIFLYAFIRIYKKESIKVSKKLFLQLSGVGFFMALHWYCFFYSIKVSNVSIALSCLSLSTLFASVLEPIVFKRKVDVSEVVMGAVIVACILLIFKTEFQYKEGIFYGVLCAIFGTVFSVFNGKLFGKTSSGNIIFYEIFSGWFILMIFYLATGQIMHMDEINYRDLALIGLLASVFTAYPMFESVKLMKYISPFTLILTVNLEPVYGIILAFFIFGESEHMSPVFYVASLVMILAIVVNALIKTRKQKNIN, encoded by the coding sequence ATGCAGAAATTAGCACTTTTCAGATTACATTTAATTGTCTTTTTATGGGGATTCACAGCAATTTTAGGTAAACTGATTACCGCAAATGCCCAGATTCTTGTATTTTACAGAATGCTTTTTGCAGCCATATTTCTTTATGCATTTATAAGAATTTACAAAAAAGAGAGCATTAAAGTTTCAAAAAAACTATTCTTACAGTTATCGGGAGTTGGTTTTTTTATGGCGCTGCATTGGTACTGCTTTTTTTATTCGATTAAAGTTTCCAATGTTTCTATTGCTTTAAGTTGTCTCTCGTTATCTACTTTGTTTGCTTCGGTTTTGGAGCCTATTGTTTTTAAACGGAAAGTTGATGTTTCGGAAGTGGTAATGGGAGCGGTTATTGTTGCCTGTATTTTACTTATTTTTAAAACAGAGTTTCAGTATAAAGAAGGAATTTTTTACGGAGTTTTGTGTGCCATTTTCGGAACCGTATTCTCAGTTTTTAATGGAAAACTTTTCGGAAAAACCAGTTCTGGAAATATTATTTTCTATGAAATCTTTTCAGGATGGTTTATTTTAATGATATTTTATCTTGCAACAGGGCAAATCATGCACATGGATGAAATAAATTATAGAGATCTTGCGTTAATAGGCTTGTTGGCAAGTGTATTTACAGCGTATCCTATGTTTGAATCTGTGAAGCTGATGAAATACATTTCGCCATTTACTTTAATTTTAACAGTTAATTTAGAACCAGTTTACGGAATTATACTAGCTTTTTTTATCTTTGGAGAATCAGAACACATGAGCCCGGTATTTTATGTTGCATCTTTGGTTATGATTTTGGCAATTGTTGTAAATGCGCTGATAAAAACTAGAAAACAAAAAAACATTAACTAA